From Lycium ferocissimum isolate CSIRO_LF1 chromosome 12, AGI_CSIRO_Lferr_CH_V1, whole genome shotgun sequence, one genomic window encodes:
- the LOC132039048 gene encoding uncharacterized protein LOC132039048, with the protein MLHEHHKFSIIALMEPFQHFRHIQRFRRRLGMKYAHHNCNGKIWFFVNDNIDVEVIQDTDQQITVKLSFQEDNKILMTTMVYAKCEALERICLWDNLYNLSDQIEVPWLVGGDFNVIMNEDEKIGGLLVYPDEYEDFAFCVNSCELFEAPFKGSLFTWWNGRASRDCIIKKLDRMLTNSKLQDWFGHMEVEHLSRIVSDHAPLLLVEILLNM; encoded by the coding sequence ATGTTACACGAGCATCATAAATTCTCCATCATTGCTTTGATGGAACCATTTCAACATTTTAGACACATTCAAAGATTTAGAAGGAGATTGGGCATGAAATATGCACATCATAACTGCAATGGCAAAATTTGGTTCTTTGTAAATGATAATATAGATGTAGAAGTGATTCAGGATACAGATCAACAGATTACAGTTAAGCTAAGTTTTCAGGAGGATAATAAGATTCTTATGACAACTATGGTTTATGCAAAGTGTGAAGCATTAGAAAGAATTTGTCTTTGGGATAACTTGTATAACCTCTCTGATCAAATAGAAGTGCCCTGGCTTGTGGGAGGGGATTTCAATGTCATTATGAATGAAGATGAGAAAATAGGGGGTCTGCTAGTTTATCCTGATGAGTATGAAGATTTTGCATTCTGTGTGAATTCATGTGAACTATTTGAGGCTCCTTTTAAAGGGAGTTTATTCACATGGTGGAATGGTAGAGCAAGTAGGGATTGTATTATTAAAAAGTTGGACAGAATGCTCACTAACTCAAAACTACAGGATTGGTTTGGTCACATGGAAGTTGAGCATTTATCTAGAATTGTTTCTGATCATGCCCCTCTTCTACTTGTGGAAATTCTTCTCAACATGTAA